The following are from one region of the Streptobacillus canis genome:
- the rpmC gene encoding 50S ribosomal protein L29 has translation MTVKEVRDLDLNQLESQVKELKHELFNLKLQKTLGQLQNTAQIRKVKRDIARMKTILTEKTGK, from the coding sequence ATGACAGTTAAAGAAGTTAGAGATTTAGATTTAAATCAGTTAGAATCACAAGTAAAAGAATTAAAACATGAATTGTTTAATTTAAAGCTACAAAAAACTCTTGGACAATTACAAAACACAGCACAAATTAGAAAAGTAAAAAGAGACATAGCTAGAATGAAAACAATCTTAACAGAAAAAACTGGAAAATAG
- a CDS encoding MetQ/NlpA family ABC transporter substrate-binding protein: protein MLKNILKGLVVFVLGFVLLSCGNKKEEVKSDVTKVKIGVVGSTSETWDYLKEVLIKENIELEIVKFSDYNQPNDALLNGDIDLNAFQHRIFLANYNKEKNANLTPIGDTVIAPIGLYSNKIKNVEELVDGDTIIIPNDVTNQARAINLLVSAGLITLKADAEEFPTPKDVEGNPKNLNIVPVDASQTARSLQDVAAAVINNGVAVDSGLTPTVDAIFLEKIDEKSKPYINIIVAREEDKDNEVYKKIVKAFQTDEVKEIIDRISKGSSVTAW, encoded by the coding sequence ATGTTAAAAAATATATTAAAAGGATTAGTAGTATTTGTATTAGGATTTGTCTTATTATCTTGCGGTAATAAAAAAGAAGAAGTTAAAAGTGATGTAACTAAGGTTAAAATTGGTGTTGTAGGTTCTACATCAGAAACTTGGGATTATTTAAAAGAAGTATTAATTAAAGAAAATATTGAATTAGAAATAGTTAAATTTTCAGACTATAACCAACCAAATGATGCTCTATTAAATGGAGACATAGATTTAAATGCATTCCAACACAGAATATTTTTAGCAAACTATAATAAAGAAAAGAATGCTAATTTAACTCCAATAGGGGATACAGTTATAGCTCCTATAGGTCTATACTCTAACAAAATTAAGAACGTTGAAGAATTAGTAGATGGTGATACTATTATCATACCTAATGATGTAACTAACCAAGCTAGAGCGATTAACCTATTAGTTAGTGCTGGATTAATTACACTTAAGGCTGATGCTGAAGAATTCCCTACTCCTAAAGATGTAGAAGGAAATCCTAAGAATTTAAATATAGTTCCAGTTGATGCATCACAAACTGCAAGATCATTACAAGATGTTGCTGCAGCTGTAATTAATAATGGAGTTGCTGTGGATAGTGGATTAACTCCTACTGTAGATGCAATATTCTTAGAAAAAATAGATGAGAAATCTAAACCATATATAAATATTATTGTTGCTAGAGAAGAAGATAAAGATAATGAAGTATACAAAAAAATAGTTAAAGCTTTCCAAACAGATGAAGTAAAAGAAATTATAGATAGAATAAGCAAAGGTAGTTCAGTTACTGCCTGGTAA
- the rplX gene encoding 50S ribosomal protein L24, with translation MIKSKIKSVPKKLHVKTGDTVVVISGRSNNDKRSNKSSQMGDKGKIGKVLKVFPKLGKVVVEGVNVKKKHLKPNAMNTQGEIVEREVPIFSSKVMLWDESVKSATRVRYEIKDGKKVRISVKSGQEI, from the coding sequence GTGATTAAATCTAAAATAAAATCAGTTCCTAAAAAATTACACGTTAAAACTGGAGATACAGTTGTAGTAATTAGTGGAAGAAGTAATAATGACAAAAGAAGTAATAAATCTTCTCAAATGGGAGATAAAGGAAAAATAGGAAAAGTTTTAAAAGTATTCCCTAAACTTGGAAAAGTTGTAGTTGAAGGTGTAAACGTTAAGAAAAAACATTTAAAACCTAATGCTATGAACACACAAGGTGAGATTGTAGAAAGAGAAGTACCAATTTTCTCATCTAAAGTAATGTTATGGGACGAAAGTGTAAAAAGCGCAACAAGAGTAAGATATGAAATTAAAGACGGTAAAAAAGTAAGAATTTCAGTTAAATCAGGACAAGAAATATAA
- the rpsC gene encoding 30S ribosomal protein S3 gives MGQKVDPRGIRIGIVKTWDSKWFAKKGKEYLNNFHEDLKIREYIKKNYYQAGISSIAIERVSENEVTVIVSTGKAAVLIGRKGAEITALRAKLEKMTGKKVFVKALEIKNPNRDAQLVAESIATAIEKRVAYKRAVQQAVQRAEKAGVLGIKVMTSGRLNGAEIARSEWTLSGRVPLHTLRADVDYATATAHTTYGALGIKVWIFNGEVLPTKKEGGTE, from the coding sequence GTGGGACAAAAAGTAGATCCTAGGGGCATAAGAATCGGTATTGTTAAGACATGGGATTCAAAATGGTTTGCCAAAAAAGGAAAAGAATATTTAAATAATTTTCACGAAGATTTAAAAATAAGAGAATACATTAAGAAAAACTACTACCAAGCTGGAATTTCTTCAATAGCTATTGAAAGAGTTTCTGAAAATGAAGTAACTGTAATAGTTTCTACTGGAAAAGCAGCAGTATTAATTGGTAGAAAAGGTGCTGAAATTACAGCATTAAGAGCAAAATTAGAAAAAATGACAGGAAAAAAAGTTTTTGTTAAAGCTTTAGAAATTAAAAACCCTAACAGAGATGCACAATTAGTAGCAGAAAGTATTGCAACAGCTATTGAAAAACGTGTGGCTTATAAGAGAGCAGTACAACAAGCTGTTCAAAGAGCTGAAAAAGCTGGAGTATTAGGAATTAAAGTAATGACTTCTGGAAGATTAAACGGAGCAGAAATAGCAAGAAGTGAATGGACTTTATCAGGAAGAGTACCATTACATACATTAAGAGCAGATGTTGATTATGCAACAGCAACAGCTCATACAACATATGGAGCATTAGGGATCAAAGTATGGATCTTTAATGGTGAAGTTTTACCTACTAAGAAGGAAGGGGGAACAGAATAG
- the rplP gene encoding 50S ribosomal protein L16 produces MLIPKRTKYRKQFRGSMGGIATKGNYVAFGDFGLAAKEFGWITSRQIEACRITINRTFKREGKIWIRIFPDKPYTKRPEGTRMGKGKGNAEGWVAVVKTGKVMFEVGGVSEEKAKEALRKAGHKLPIKVKFVRKEVGGDK; encoded by the coding sequence GTGTTAATACCTAAAAGAACTAAATATAGAAAACAATTTAGAGGAAGCATGGGAGGTATAGCAACTAAAGGAAACTATGTAGCATTCGGTGATTTCGGATTAGCTGCTAAAGAATTTGGTTGGATTACTTCTAGACAGATAGAAGCATGCCGTATTACAATAAATAGAACATTTAAAAGAGAAGGAAAAATTTGGATAAGAATTTTCCCTGATAAACCTTATACAAAGAGACCTGAAGGAACAAGAATGGGTAAAGGTAAAGGTAACGCTGAAGGTTGGGTAGCAGTTGTTAAAACTGGTAAAGTAATGTTTGAAGTTGGTGGAGTATCAGAAGAGAAAGCCAAAGAAGCATTAAGAAAAGCTGGACACAAACTACCTATCAAAGTTAAATTCGTAAGAAAAGAAGTAGGTGGTGATAAGTAA
- a CDS encoding NUDIX hydrolase produces the protein MINKDCDVVEGKNRFRYRVAGLIIKDDKCLFITSESLKYIYTLGGGVKIGESSEEAIIREVYEELGVKCKVVRLAAIIENFFIGTIGVIKDDRCHALEFYYILNVEEEELEAKSINMDGDLEEVRWLDINNLENFDVRPAVLKNRITEIINSKEVIHIINKKM, from the coding sequence ATGATAAATAAAGACTGTGATGTAGTAGAAGGAAAAAATAGATTTAGATATAGGGTTGCAGGATTAATTATTAAAGATGATAAATGTCTATTTATAACTAGTGAAAGCTTAAAGTATATTTATACTTTAGGCGGAGGAGTTAAGATAGGAGAAAGTTCAGAAGAAGCAATAATTAGAGAAGTATATGAAGAATTAGGTGTTAAATGTAAAGTAGTAAGACTAGCAGCGATAATAGAAAATTTCTTTATTGGAACTATTGGAGTAATAAAAGATGATAGATGTCATGCTTTAGAATTTTACTATATATTAAATGTAGAGGAAGAAGAACTGGAAGCTAAATCTATAAACATGGATGGAGATCTTGAGGAAGTGAGATGGTTAGATATTAATAATTTAGAAAATTTTGATGTTAGACCTGCTGTACTTAAAAATAGAATTACAGAAATAATAAATAGTAAAGAAGTAATACATATTATTAATAAAAAAATGTAG
- a CDS encoding methionine ABC transporter permease has product MFKYFENAYNIRHDFWVETKLTIYMTVVAAIIAGVLGIILGVILILFQDGGLLENKKVYSVLDKIVNISRSIPFIILIALLSNVTRFIVGTTIGSTAAIVPLVFACIPFYSRQVENALLEVDKGIIEAAKSMGYSKLQIILHVYLKEGLPGLIRVSQLTLISLLSLTTMAGAVGGGGLGNLAISQGYYRYRNDITIVATAIILLLVFFIQYVGNKIIKRISH; this is encoded by the coding sequence ATGTTTAAGTATTTTGAAAATGCGTACAATATTCGTCATGATTTTTGGGTAGAAACTAAGTTAACTATATATATGACAGTTGTTGCTGCAATTATAGCAGGTGTTTTAGGAATAATACTTGGAGTTATACTTATACTATTTCAAGATGGTGGATTATTAGAAAACAAAAAAGTATATTCTGTTTTAGATAAAATAGTAAATATTTCTAGATCTATCCCATTTATCATACTAATAGCTCTACTTTCAAATGTAACTAGATTTATAGTTGGTACAACTATAGGTTCTACTGCTGCAATTGTACCTTTAGTATTTGCATGTATTCCATTTTATTCAAGACAAGTTGAAAATGCACTACTTGAAGTTGATAAAGGGATAATTGAAGCAGCCAAATCTATGGGATATTCTAAACTTCAAATAATATTACATGTATATTTAAAGGAAGGATTGCCAGGATTAATAAGGGTAAGTCAATTAACACTAATTAGTTTACTTTCACTTACTACAATGGCAGGTGCTGTTGGAGGTGGAGGACTAGGTAATCTTGCAATATCTCAAGGATATTATAGATATAGAAATGATATTACTATAGTTGCCACAGCTATAATATTATTATTAGTATTTTTCATACAATATGTAGGTAATAAAATAATTAAAAGAATAAGTCATTAA
- the rplB gene encoding 50S ribosomal protein L2, whose product MPIKKLKPITSGTRHMSILVNTELDKVRPEKTLVEPLSSAYGIDNYGHRTGRNRHKGHKRLYRVIDWKRNKLGIPAKVASVEYDPNRTANIALLHYVDGEKRYILAPNGLKKGDTVLAGENADIKPGNALKLKDLPVGTLIHNVELIPGKGGQLARSAGTAARLVAKEGTYCHVELPSGELRLIHKECFATVGVVGNSEHSLVSLGKAGRNRHLGRKPHVRGSVMNPVDHPHGGGEGRSPIGRKAPVTPWGKPALGKKTRGKKNSDKFIVRKRKK is encoded by the coding sequence ATGCCTATTAAAAAATTAAAACCGATTACTAGTGGGACTCGGCATATGTCTATATTAGTAAACACAGAATTAGACAAAGTTAGACCTGAAAAAACATTAGTTGAACCATTAAGCTCAGCTTATGGAATTGACAACTATGGACACAGAACAGGAAGAAACAGACACAAAGGACACAAAAGATTATACAGAGTAATCGATTGGAAAAGAAACAAATTAGGAATACCTGCAAAAGTTGCAAGTGTAGAATATGATCCTAATAGAACAGCAAATATTGCTTTATTACATTATGTTGATGGAGAAAAAAGATACATTTTAGCTCCAAACGGATTAAAAAAAGGTGACACTGTGCTTGCAGGAGAAAATGCAGACATCAAACCAGGAAATGCATTAAAATTAAAAGATTTACCGGTTGGGACATTAATCCACAATGTTGAATTAATCCCAGGTAAAGGTGGACAATTAGCAAGATCAGCAGGAACTGCAGCAAGACTTGTAGCAAAAGAAGGAACATACTGCCACGTTGAATTACCATCAGGAGAATTAAGATTAATTCACAAAGAATGTTTCGCAACAGTTGGAGTTGTTGGAAACTCTGAACACTCATTAGTTTCTTTAGGAAAAGCTGGAAGAAACAGACACTTAGGTAGAAAACCTCACGTAAGAGGATCAGTAATGAACCCAGTGGATCACCCACACGGAGGAGGAGAAGGAAGATCACCTATAGGAAGAAAAGCACCAGTTACTCCTTGGGGTAAACCTGCTTTAGGTAAGAAAACTAGAGGTAAGAAAAATTCTGATAAATTCATCGTAAGAAAGAGAAAAAAATAG
- a CDS encoding PTS transporter subunit IIC, which produces MKDMTMKQFIMKVLNGTAIGIVVGLIPNAVLGGLFKYLAAYHPVFGTMAQVVADIQWLVAPMIGFLVGLQFGFNPMKSAIIMSATWIASGALVRLPDGMLKIGLGDLINVMLVAGIAAYVTMLLGEKLGSLTIVLQPIIVGAGVGFLGLLMLPYVQKISTAIGTGINSFTTLQPVLMCILIAMSFAVLIVSPISTVAIGIAIGLSGLASGAANIGVAATAAVLVIGSWKVNKAGVTIAVGMGGMKMMMPNLVRNPIMLLPILTTSAVAGLTVRILGITGDKISSGFGFVGLVGPIKAMSEYAAAGITGATALIYVIIAYFVVPFGVALISHIVYTKVLKVYSPEIYKFEN; this is translated from the coding sequence ATGAAAGATATGACTATGAAACAATTTATAATGAAAGTATTAAACGGAACTGCTATAGGTATAGTTGTTGGTTTAATACCAAATGCTGTACTTGGAGGATTATTTAAATACCTTGCAGCATACCATCCAGTATTTGGAACTATGGCTCAAGTAGTTGCAGATATTCAATGGTTAGTAGCACCTATGATAGGATTCTTAGTAGGGTTACAATTTGGATTTAATCCTATGAAATCAGCTATTATCATGTCAGCTACATGGATAGCTTCTGGAGCTTTAGTTAGATTACCTGACGGTATGTTAAAAATAGGATTAGGAGATTTAATTAACGTTATGTTAGTTGCAGGTATTGCGGCTTATGTTACTATGTTACTTGGTGAAAAATTAGGATCACTTACTATAGTATTACAACCAATTATAGTTGGAGCTGGGGTAGGGTTCTTAGGACTATTAATGTTACCTTATGTACAAAAAATTTCAACAGCTATAGGAACAGGAATTAACTCATTCACTACATTACAACCAGTATTAATGTGTATCTTAATTGCTATGTCATTTGCAGTATTAATAGTTTCACCTATTTCTACAGTTGCTATAGGTATAGCTATAGGACTTTCAGGTCTTGCTAGTGGAGCAGCTAATATTGGAGTTGCAGCAACTGCAGCAGTATTAGTTATTGGATCATGGAAAGTAAATAAAGCTGGAGTTACAATAGCAGTTGGTATGGGTGGTATGAAAATGATGATGCCTAACTTAGTTAGAAATCCTATAATGTTATTACCTATACTTACTACATCAGCTGTAGCTGGTTTAACTGTAAGAATTTTAGGAATTACTGGAGATAAAATAAGTTCAGGATTTGGATTTGTAGGACTAGTAGGACCTATTAAAGCTATGAGTGAATATGCAGCAGCAGGAATTACGGGAGCAACAGCTTTAATATATGTAATCATTGCCTATTTCGTAGTACCATTTGGAGTAGCTTTAATATCACATATTGTATATACTAAAGTATTAAAAGTATATTCGCCAGAAATATATAAATTTGAAAACTAA
- the rpsH gene encoding 30S ribosomal protein S8 has product MHLTDPIADMLTRIRNANIAKHDKVAIPFSKIKESIANILRNEGYISEYEIKEEGSIKDIVVTLKTVDGEQVIKGLKRISKPGRRVYSSVESLPKVLGGLGIAIVTTPKGVLTDKECRKQSVGGEVLCYIW; this is encoded by the coding sequence ATGCATTTAACAGATCCTATTGCAGATATGTTAACAAGAATTAGAAATGCTAATATTGCAAAACATGATAAAGTTGCAATACCATTTTCTAAAATTAAAGAAAGTATCGCAAATATATTAAGAAATGAAGGATATATATCAGAATACGAAATCAAAGAAGAAGGAAGTATAAAAGATATAGTTGTAACTTTAAAAACTGTTGACGGTGAACAAGTTATAAAAGGATTAAAAAGAATTTCTAAACCTGGAAGAAGAGTATACTCTTCAGTAGAAAGCTTACCAAAAGTATTAGGTGGTTTAGGGATAGCTATCGTTACTACACCTAAAGGTGTTTTAACTGATAAAGAATGCAGAAAGCAAAGTGTTGGTGGAGAGGTTCTTTGTTACATTTGGTAA
- the rpsQ gene encoding 30S ribosomal protein S17: MERNERKVREGIVVSDKMDKTVVVVENTMKLHKLYKKRVKTSKRYKAHDELNECRVGDKVRIMETRPLSKDKNWRVVTILEKAK; encoded by the coding sequence GTGGAAAGAAACGAAAGAAAAGTCAGAGAAGGAATCGTAGTTTCTGATAAAATGGATAAAACAGTAGTAGTTGTAGAAAATACGATGAAACTGCACAAATTATATAAAAAGAGAGTAAAAACTTCTAAAAGATATAAAGCTCATGATGAGTTAAACGAATGTCGTGTAGGAGATAAAGTAAGAATAATGGAAACTAGACCTTTAAGTAAAGATAAAAACTGGAGAGTAGTTACAATCTTAGAAAAGGCAAAATAA
- a CDS encoding methionine ABC transporter ATP-binding protein, translated as MIKLNNISVDFNGFKAVNNVDLEIDKGDIYGIVGFSGAGKSTLVRTINLLQNVSNGNVVINNTNITNLKEKELRKYREKIAMIFQHFNLLNSLNVIDNVTFSLRNSNLSKAEKKEKARKLLKLVDLEDKENNYPSELSGGQKQRVAIARALANDPEILLCDEATSALDPQTTQQILKLLKRVNEEIGITIVIITHEMGVIKEICNKVAIMEKGEIVERGTVFEIFSNPQKEITQKFINSIHNNEGLIDSLHRLNLETGENKKLFKLTYVGDISTEPLINNIYIKYGIISNILWGNIEFISKKPLGNLIIVFEGENIYEAVNYLESVGALITEIKLEKGVINYV; from the coding sequence ATGATTAAACTTAACAATATTAGTGTTGATTTTAACGGCTTTAAAGCTGTTAATAATGTAGATTTAGAAATAGATAAAGGAGATATTTATGGTATAGTTGGATTTAGTGGTGCAGGTAAGAGTACTCTAGTTAGAACCATTAACCTATTACAAAATGTTAGTAATGGTAATGTGGTTATTAATAATACCAACATCACTAATCTAAAAGAAAAGGAATTAAGAAAATATAGAGAGAAAATTGCTATGATATTTCAACATTTCAATCTTCTTAACTCCTTAAATGTCATAGATAATGTTACTTTCAGCTTAAGAAATAGTAATTTATCTAAGGCTGAGAAAAAGGAAAAAGCTAGAAAATTACTTAAACTAGTTGATCTAGAAGATAAGGAAAATAACTATCCATCTGAACTATCAGGTGGACAAAAACAAAGAGTTGCTATTGCAAGAGCATTGGCTAACGATCCTGAAATTCTTTTATGTGATGAAGCTACTTCAGCACTAGATCCTCAAACAACTCAACAAATACTTAAATTACTTAAAAGAGTTAATGAAGAAATCGGAATTACTATAGTAATAATTACTCACGAGATGGGAGTTATTAAAGAGATATGTAATAAAGTAGCAATAATGGAAAAAGGAGAAATAGTAGAAAGAGGTACAGTATTTGAAATATTCTCTAATCCACAAAAAGAAATTACACAAAAGTTTATTAATTCTATACATAATAACGAAGGATTAATAGATTCTCTACACAGATTAAATCTTGAAACAGGTGAAAATAAGAAATTATTTAAACTTACTTATGTTGGAGATATCTCTACTGAACCATTGATAAATAACATATATATCAAATATGGGATAATTTCAAATATACTATGGGGTAATATAGAATTCATATCTAAAAAACCTCTTGGTAATCTAATAATAGTTTTTGAAGGTGAGAATATATATGAAGCTGTAAATTACTTAGAAAGTGTTGGAGCTTTAATCACAGAAATTAAATTAGAGAAAGGAGTAATAAATTATGTTTAA
- the rplE gene encoding 50S ribosomal protein L5 encodes MSTKYMPRLQKAYKETMVSALMKELGLSNIMEVPKLDKIIVNMGLGEAVNNPKLIDTAVKELAQITGQKPVARKARRSEAGFKLREGQLIGAKVTLRKEKMYEFLDRLVSVTLPRVRDFEGVSSKGFDGRGNYTLGLKEQIIFPEIEIDKVDKVLGMGITFVTTARTDEEGRALLRAFGMPFAK; translated from the coding sequence ATGTCTACAAAATATATGCCTAGATTACAAAAAGCATACAAAGAAACTATGGTATCAGCATTAATGAAAGAATTAGGACTTTCTAACATTATGGAAGTACCTAAATTAGATAAAATAATAGTAAACATGGGGCTTGGAGAAGCAGTAAACAACCCTAAATTAATAGATACAGCAGTTAAAGAATTAGCACAAATTACAGGACAAAAACCAGTTGCAAGAAAAGCTAGAAGATCTGAAGCTGGATTCAAATTAAGAGAAGGTCAATTAATAGGTGCAAAAGTAACTTTAAGAAAAGAAAAAATGTATGAATTCTTAGATAGATTAGTAAGTGTTACTTTACCAAGAGTAAGAGACTTCGAAGGAGTTTCATCTAAAGGATTCGATGGAAGAGGAAACTACACTTTAGGATTAAAAGAACAAATCATCTTCCCAGAAATCGAGATTGATAAAGTTGATAAAGTATTAGGGATGGGAATTACATTCGTAACAACTGCTAGAACTGATGAAGAAGGAAGAGCATTATTAAGAGCATTTGGAATGCCATTTGCAAAATAA
- the rpsS gene encoding 30S ribosomal protein S19 — translation MARSLKKGPFADQYLFKKIEAQGSNKAVIKTWSRRSTIFPQFIGYTFAVYNGKKHIPVYVTEEMVGHKLGEFAPTRTYHGHGKDKKK, via the coding sequence ATGGCTCGTTCATTAAAAAAAGGACCTTTTGCTGATCAATATTTATTCAAAAAAATTGAAGCACAAGGATCAAACAAAGCGGTTATTAAAACATGGTCAAGAAGATCAACTATATTTCCACAATTTATAGGATATACATTTGCAGTTTATAACGGTAAAAAACATATACCTGTATATGTAACTGAGGAAATGGTTGGACACAAATTAGGAGAATTTGCTCCAACAAGAACTTACCATGGACACGGTAAAGATAAGAAAAAATAA
- the rplV gene encoding 50S ribosomal protein L22 — MPAVAKLRYQRLSPQKARLVADIVRGKDALLALNILRFTNKKAAPLIEKTLRSAIANAEHNLGLNPENLIVSKVLIDKGPVLKRMNPRAMGRADIIRKPLAHITVEVDVK, encoded by the coding sequence ATGCCAGCAGTAGCTAAATTACGTTATCAAAGATTAAGTCCTCAAAAAGCTAGATTAGTAGCTGATATTGTAAGAGGAAAAGATGCATTACTTGCATTAAACATTTTAAGATTCACAAATAAAAAAGCAGCTCCATTAATAGAGAAAACATTAAGATCTGCAATTGCAAACGCAGAACATAACTTAGGATTAAACCCTGAAAACTTAATAGTTTCAAAAGTATTAATAGATAAAGGGCCTGTATTAAAAAGAATGAACCCAAGAGCAATGGGAAGAGCAGATATTATAAGAAAACCACTTGCACACATAACTGTTGAAGTGGATGTAAAATAA
- the rpsN gene encoding 30S ribosomal protein S14 produces MAKKAMVQKNLKIEKTIDKYAAKRAELKARAKQGDREALIELSKLPRNASPTRLRNRCQVNGRPRGFMREFGISRVMFRQLAGEGMIPGIKKSSW; encoded by the coding sequence ATGGCTAAAAAAGCAATGGTTCAAAAAAATCTAAAAATTGAAAAAACAATAGATAAATATGCAGCTAAAAGAGCTGAATTAAAAGCAAGAGCTAAACAAGGAGATAGAGAAGCACTTATCGAATTATCTAAATTACCTCGTAATGCATCACCTACAAGACTTAGAAATAGATGTCAAGTAAATGGTAGACCAAGAGGATTTATGAGAGAATTCGGAATATCAAGAGTAATGTTTAGACAATTAGCTGGTGAAGGTATGATACCTGGAATCAAAAAATCAAGCTGGTAA
- the rplN gene encoding 50S ribosomal protein L14, which translates to MVQQQSILNVADNTGAKKIMVIRVLGGSRRRFGRIGDVVVASVKEAIPNGSVKKGDVVKAVIVRTKKEVKRVDGSYIKFDDNAGVILNASLEMKGTRIFGPVARELRAKNFMKIVSLAPEVL; encoded by the coding sequence ATGGTTCAACAACAAAGTATACTTAATGTTGCTGATAACACAGGAGCTAAAAAAATCATGGTTATTAGAGTATTAGGTGGATCAAGAAGAAGATTCGGTAGAATAGGAGACGTTGTTGTAGCATCTGTAAAAGAAGCTATACCTAATGGAAGTGTTAAAAAGGGAGACGTTGTAAAAGCAGTTATAGTTAGAACTAAAAAAGAAGTTAAAAGAGTGGATGGTTCATATATAAAATTTGATGATAATGCAGGTGTTATCTTAAATGCGTCACTAGAAATGAAAGGGACGAGAATTTTTGGACCTGTTGCAAGAGAATTAAGAGCGAAAAACTTTATGAAAATAGTGTCACTTGCACCAGAAGTACTTTAG
- a CDS encoding 2-dehydropantoate 2-reductase, which yields MKVIIAGTGAMGATYGSMLKKSGHDVTFLDLWQENIDAINNNGIKFTNIGVEENIEAKAYIPSNYNETADLIIVFTKSMQLKEMLNDIKHLISEKTNVLCLLNGLGHIDTLKEFVKPEQILMGVTVLTAGMKGPGMFEVTNYGKTEIQNISENGRENALKVVECINNSGLPTVYSEDILFSIWRKACINGTMNACCALLDCNMLQLGKIEKSRELLGRIVEEFAAIAKKEGTTLNVEEITNLVCWFTTEEFQGVKHYPSMHQDLIQKRRLTEIDYLNGYVSRKGKEYGIDTSFCDLITILVHGRESVLIGG from the coding sequence ATGAAAGTAATTATTGCAGGAACTGGAGCTATGGGAGCAACATATGGTTCTATGTTAAAAAAATCTGGACATGATGTAACGTTCTTAGATTTATGGCAAGAAAATATTGATGCTATTAATAATAATGGTATCAAATTTACAAATATTGGAGTTGAAGAAAATATAGAAGCTAAAGCGTATATTCCTTCTAACTACAATGAAACTGCAGATTTAATAATAGTGTTTACTAAATCTATGCAATTAAAAGAAATGTTAAATGATATTAAACATTTAATATCAGAAAAAACTAATGTATTATGTCTATTAAATGGTTTAGGACATATAGATACATTAAAAGAATTTGTTAAACCTGAACAAATCTTAATGGGAGTTACAGTTTTAACTGCTGGAATGAAAGGTCCTGGTATGTTTGAAGTAACTAACTATGGTAAAACAGAAATTCAAAACATTTCTGAAAATGGAAGAGAAAATGCATTAAAAGTTGTAGAATGCATTAACAATTCAGGATTACCTACAGTATATTCTGAAGATATCTTGTTCTCAATTTGGAGAAAAGCATGTATTAATGGAACTATGAATGCATGTTGTGCACTACTTGATTGTAACATGTTACAATTAGGTAAAATTGAAAAATCAAGAGAACTTTTAGGAAGAATAGTTGAAGAATTTGCAGCTATTGCTAAAAAAGAAGGAACAACTTTAAATGTTGAAGAAATAACAAATCTAGTTTGTTGGTTCACAACAGAAGAATTTCAAGGAGTTAAACATTATCCTTCTATGCATCAAGATTTAATTCAAAAAAGAAGATTAACAGAAATAGATTATTTAAATGGATATGTATCTAGAAAAGGTAAAGAATATGGAATAGATACTAGTTTCTGTGATTTAATAACTATTTTAGTTCACGGTAGAGAAAGTGTATTAATTGGAGGATAA